GGCGGGCTCAACCGTATCCGTCGCCACATACTGCTGCATCACCAAGTGCGTGTTCGCACCACCGAACCCGAACGAACTGACTCCGGCAACAAGCGGTTCATCATCGACCGGCCAAGGTGGTGACTGAGCAGGGATCACGATGCGCGAACGCTTCAACGACATTCGCGGGTTGAGCTTTTTCAAATGAAGCTGGCCGGGAATGGTTTGGTGACGCATCATCAGCAACAGTTTGATGATGCCAGCCACGCCCGAGACCGTTTCCATGTGGCCCACGTTGGCTTTGACACTGGTCACATAGCACGGCGGGTCGACGCCAGGTTTTCCGGAGAAGACTTGCGTCAGTGCGTCGACTTCGATCGGGTCGCCCAACGGCGTTCCGGTTCCATGCGCTTCGATGTAGTTGACTCGAGACGCAGGCAAGCCCGCTTCGCGAAGGGCGGTGCGAATGACGGCTTGTTGCGACACACCATTGGGAGCGGTGATGCCGCTTGTTCGACCGTCTTGGTTGGTCGCGCTAGCCAGGATGGTTCCCCAAATGTGATCGCCATCGCGTTCCGCATCACTCAATCGCTTCAACAACAGCATGCCGCAGCCTTCGCCGCGAACGTAGCCGTTGGCATCAGCATCGAAAGGACGGCATTGACCATCCGGTGACAACATTCGTGCTTTGGAAAACGCGATCGTTGTTTCAGGGGTCAAGATCGCGTTCACGCCACCGGCGAGCGCCGCATCGCACTCACCCGCACGCAAACTTTGCACGGCCAGATGAATGGCCATCGTCGATGATGAACACGCAGTGTCGATTGCCATGCTGGGACCGCGAAGGTCCATGATGTAGGACAGCCGATTGGCCGCGATCGACAGCGCGTTGCCTGTCCCGACGTGCGCATCGATGTACTGGTAGTAGCCGTCGTAGGTCGACGGGACTTTGGAATAGTCGGTGCCACCAATTCCGACATAAGCACCAACGGGAGTGCCCGCCAAACTGGACACCGGGATGCCGGCGACCTCAAACGCTTCCCAGCTGACTTCCAACAGCAATCGTTGCTGGGGATCCATCCGCGCCGCTTCGCGAGGCGAGATCCCAAAGAACTTGGGGTCGAACTGATCGATGTTGTCGACCATCCCCGCTCGACGGACCGACATGCGTCCGGCTTTTTGACCGGTTGGATCGTAGAGTTCATCCACGTCCCAGCGTTCTGGCGGGATCTCGGCGGTTGCATCGATCCCTTCCGAAATCACCTTCCAATACGCATCCAAATCCGGCGCCCCCGGAAACCGACACGACACTCCCACGATCGCAATCGCCTCGGCGGACGATTTCAATTGGCCGGAAACAGCGGGTTTGACGGCGGGAGAGGGCGTCGACGACGACGAACGGGCCAAGCGTTTTCGCAGTGCTGCTCTCTGGTCTGGAGAGAGCTTCGCGAGACGTTCGGAAAGGTCACGTTCGGGTGAATTCACGATGCAGTGTTCAGGTTAGATGTTCAGGCGGAAGGCGAACGAATTCGCGAAGCCAAGATTACTTCACAAGTTTGCTTAAGCGACGAAGAATTACCAGCACGGAGGCGACTTCTCAAAGCCTTGATTGTGAGTCGTCGTTTGGATCATTTGCATCTATACTAACGCCCAAACCGCCTGACCAATCGGCCCGCGTCCCGTCGGAGCGGTCCGCCAAGTTTCGCCAGACGTCTTCCTTCCCTTTTGCCAACGATTTCTTGATGCCGATTCGCTTGCAATGCTCCTGTGGCAAACAACTCAGCGTCCGCGACGAATTTGCCGGAAAAGCGGTGAAATGCCCCAGCTGCAGCAAGGCAATTCGCGTGCCGGCAGCAGGAGGGGGGGGTAAGCCGGCTGCGGCACGAGCCGCCAAGCCAAAAGCAGCAGCCGCTCGTCCGGCCGCAGCTCGCCCCGCACCCGCGGCGTCTCAATCGGACTCTCTGGACGATTTATTCGCGGAAGAAGGCTTCGATCGCCAGGTTTTCGCGGTCTGCCCGGCCTGCAAATCCGAGATGGCAGCCGGCGCGGTGCTTTGCACCAAATGCGGCTACAACAAAGAGACCGGCACCAGCGTCGAAAGCCACAAAGTTGCCGGCGTCGACATCGACATGGGCACACTGGCCCTGATGAAGGCCGAACAAGACATGGTTCGCGATGTGGCGTTGCAAGAAAAAATGCAAAAAGGCGCCGGCATGCCGCCGTGGATGCTGGCGTTGATCCTCTTCATCCTCGGCAGCGCCGTCACGATCGCGGTTTTGGCAGTGAACGCTTCCCGCCGAGTCGAACAATTGCAGTTCAAACCGCTGCAAATGTTCTGCAACCTCGGTGGCGCCGCGTTTGCGATGGTCGCCATCGGATCGGTGCTGACCCTGATCGCTCGTGCTTTCAAAGTCAGCCGCAACGAAGGGTTGCTGTCGCTGACAATTCTGTACGTTCCGATCTTTGTCATCCGACACTTCCGAGACAACTGGAAAGCGGCGATGACCGCCATCATCTGCGGCGGTTGCGCCGGCGGTTTCTTTGCCGCCGCCTCTCGCATGTGATCCATCAGCAATCGCTGCTTGACTTCCGGTCCGTTTGGACTTCCCCACTCGTGGCCCAGCGAACTTGATTCGAACCAGTTCGAAACGAAAAGCTGGCTTCCGGCTGTTCGGTGATCAGCGACGGGTTCCAGATGGAGGTCAGGTTCTGATCTGTCAGATGTCGAACACCGATGTACGACGTGGTCAGCCGCGGATTGATCTCGATCACGCAGTCATCCTCCGGACGATCACCTAAGACGAAGTCGATCCCCAAGAACCCACGTGGTGACGCGGGCAAAGCTTGCAAGACTTGCTTGGCGAGCTTGAATCCTCGCGATTGCAATTCGATATCGATCGGTCCGCTACCGCCAGTGTAGTGAGTCGACCGACCAGCGGATTGATTATCAGCCGCCGTGTCGTCGTTGCGCCGCTGACAATGCTGCCACACCGCCGGACAGATGACTGGTTCCGCGATCGCGTTCTTCGCTTCGCCGACAACCAAGATTGATGCGGGCCGGCCTTCGATCCATGCTTGCGCAACTTCGTTGTCTTGGAGTGCGGAACATGCAAGCTCCCAATCATCAAAAACACGAATGGCTTCGGAACCACATCCGTCTCTCGGCTTTCGAACCCAACGATTCGCCGTCAATCCAACGGAACCGAGCCTGCTCGACTGACGCTTGAGCTCGTCCGTGCTTGAATCCTTGTTTGACCAAGTCAGCGGTGTGGGGATGGCGTGTTCCGTCAACCATTTCGCAGTCAACCATTTGTCGCTGGCCATCTGCATCGTCGGCTCATCAACCGCCAACACATCGATATCTGCGTCGCGGAAGGCGGCAACGAGTCTCGCAAGTTCACCATCCGTTTCGGGTGCAACCAGAATTGCGACGTCGCATTTTTTTGCGAGCCTCAACCATTGTTCACAAACGGTTTCCGCTAGTTCGAGAGCGACGCATCGAACGGCATCCGGCACGTCGGCCACCAAATCGATGCCTGGCAAACCGAACCGAGGATCGATCGGCGTGACCACCTCCGCCCAGTCCGCGAAATCGGTGACCAAGGCTTGCCACATCGCTCGGCCTTCACTCAAAAGCGAAGACGGGATCTGGTTTTGGGGTGTGGACAGCATGCCGCCGCCACACAGAAATTCGCCAACAAAGACTCGCATACGGAAACCTCCGTCAGCGAGCTTCCAGGTTTGGCAACCGAGCCAATTTGCCAGTTCGATCGACACAGGCGATCACCGAGTCCGCTTCGACGATCAATTGATCGTCGCGGTGAATTTGATAGAGGTGTCGCATTCGAACCTTGCGTATTTCCACGACCGTGGTCGTCAGCTCCAGCCAGTCATCGAATTCGGCAGGAGCGAAATACTTCACGTTCATCTCGGCGACGACCAGCATCCGCCCTTCGTCTTCGATTGTTTTGTAGTTGAAACCGAGATCGCGCAGCATCTCGACCCGACCACGCTCGAAGTAGTTCAGGTAGTTGGCATGATGGACTCGACGCTGGCCGTCAGTTTCCTGGTAGGCCACGCGGAATCCATACTTATGCGATGTCTTCGAATCCGTCACCGCGACTAAAAGATGCCGAGGTGATCGCGAGCTTCGTCGGTCATACAATCCGGAGTCCAAGCCGGTTCCATGACGACCTTCACGTCGCAAGTGTCAACTTCTTCGAGCGATTCCGCAGCGTTTTTGGTTCCAGCGACCAGCTGTGGACCGGCTGGGCACATGGGGCTGGTCATCGTCATTTCGACGTTGACGTCGTAGCGGCCGTCTTCTTTTTCCTCGCCGACTTGAACGACGTACACCAATCCCAGGTCGACGATATTGACGTACAACTCGGGATCGATGACCTCTTTGAGGGCTTCGCGGACTTTGTCTTCAGCCAGAGCCATTGGAATGCTCGTTGAATCTCGTGGTTGGAAATCGTTTGCCGACGTCGACGTACGGACGCGGTCAGTCAGAAAGTCGGCCGGAGACGACTCTCGCGAGACGTTCATCATGGCCACCGCCCCCGAAATCGTCAAACCGATCCGTTACCCGCCGCCGGTTGACGTGCACCCAAGGCCGCAGGGACTGCAATAGTTTCGGGCCGACGCCGTGAACCGCCAACAAATCCTCGACGGATCCAAACGGACCGTGAGAATCGCGGTGCCGGACAACCCGATCGGCCAGTTTGGGACCGATTCCAGGCAACAATGACAATTCACGAGCGTCGGACGAGTTCAACGCGATGCTCAATTGCGGAAAAGCATCCGGCGATCGCCCACTCGCTTCAGACTGGGATCGCGTTGATGTCGTTTGCATCCATGAGACCGCCGCCAGCAGAACCAACAGGCTCACTGCCAGCTGCAACCCGGAGTGAGTTAGAACGCACGTTGTCCGATTGGCGGAGTGGCCTCCTGCAGCGGTCTCGGCTTGGCCTTCGGTGGCGGACATCAACATTCCCAATCGAGCTTCCTATCCGGATAACTCATGTTGGGTCCGGGGCAGGGCGTGGCAATGTGCAAGAGTCGCAAGGCTCCATTCAAAGATGAATGTCGCCACGAAAAGCGAGGTCGCTGGCGTGCGATCGTCCGACCTGTTGGTTCGTTTGTGCGAGCGTTAGATTGAGGCATTGGCGGCGTGATCGCAGTTCATTTCCTCTCGCAGACGGTTCAATTCGGTGGCAGATTCAACAGGCCCGATTTCCCTCACAGTTCATGGTGCAGCCGGTCGCATGGGACGCCGCGTCGTGGCTCTCGGTTTGGCGGATCCCAGCTTCCAATTGGTCGGTGCCATCGATCACGCCGAGTCCCCCGAACTCGGAAAAGACTCGGGTGCCGTGGCCGGTGAAGCCCCCTCTGGCGTTGAAATTTCTTCGCATTGGCCAGCACTGGACGAAAAATCCATCAAGCGAGCCGTCATTGATTTCTCGCTTCCCGAAGCCATCGACGGATGCGTGCAACACTGCGTCGAAGCCGGCTCGCCACTGGTCGTTGCGACAACTGGTTTGACGGAAGAACAGAAGCAAGGTTTGTCCGAAGCTGCGAAGTCGATCCCAGTTGTTTGGGCTCCGAGCATGTCGTTGGCGGTCAACTTGTCGATGAAAATCGCGGAGCAGATCACCGCGGCACTCAAAGACGTATCCGGCGGTTTGGACGTTGAGATTTTGGAACGACATCACCGGTTCAAGGCAGACGCTCCCAGCGGCACCGCGTTGAAGTTTGGTGAACTGATTGCTGGACAGTTGGGTGAATCCACCTCGCATGTTCACGGTCGAGAAGGACACACGGGCGCTCGAACTCGCGAAGAAATTGGCTACCACGCGATTCGCGTGGGCGACAATCCGGGTGAGCACACGATCGTGTTTGGCATGTTGGGCGAGAAAATCGAACTCAACGTCGCCGCCAGTAACCGCGACTGCTACGCGTCCGGTGCCCTGGCAGCAGCCAAGTGGTTGATCCAACAAGACAAGGGTCCCGGCCTGTACAGCATGTTCGATGTACTGGGCATGTCGCAGGGCTGAGCCAGCCCAGTTCCGAGTCAGTGTCGAACCGGTGAATTCCAATCAGCGAATCCAATAAGTCTGTGAATCCAATCGAGTCTGTCCCCCACGAACTTCGGATCGGCGAAGGTCCCGAACTGCATCTGGGAATCTCCACGTGCCCCAATGACACCTTCGCATTTTCGCGGTTGCTGGACGCGGCGATGCAGCCCGGCGAATCGACGCTGGATACCGGCGGATTCACATGGCGGATCGAGTTGCTGGACATCGACGAGCTGAATCAACGGCTGCTGGCTGGCGAATTTGACCTGGCGAAGACGAGCTTCCACGCGGCGCTGTTGATGGCCGATCAGACGCGGGTGCTGCCCGTTGGGTCGGCGCTTGGGTTCGGCGTTGGCCCGTTGCTTTTGGCGGCTCGAGAAGGCGAAAAACCACAGAATCCCGACCAAATCACGCTCTGCCCGGGCGAGCACACGACCGCTCACTTGCTGTTTCGACTGTTTTACCCAGACTCGACTTCGGTGCGTCAGGTTGTGTTTTCGGAGATCATGCCGGCGCTGCAGCGGGGTGAAGCCGATTTTGGCGTTTGCATTCACGAAGGGCGGTTCACCTACGCCGAATCGGACCTCCATTTGGCCGCGGATCTTGGAAATTTGTGGGAAAACGCGACGAAACGGCCTTTGCCCTTGGGCGGGTTGGTGATGCGTGATCGGCACGCTCCCGCCACCATGGCAGCGGCTTGTGATGTGATTGGCAGATCGCTGAAATCAGCTCGCCAAACGCCCAACTCGGCCCTGCCCGCGATGCGTCGATACGCTCAAGAAATGGACGATTCGGTGCTGATGCAGCACGTCGAGCTGTACGTCAACGACTGGACCGAGGACCTCGGATCGGTCGGGCAAGACGCGTTGACGACACTCTCGGAAATGGCCCAGCAAGTCGGCCTCGGAGCGGCGAAGCTACGTTTTTTCTGCGGTGAAACCGGTATCTGAGCGCCGAGATTGTTTGCCCGAACCGGGGGAAAGAACTATCCTGAAAGGGAACGGATTGCCTCTTTTCTCTTGTCTTTTCCGCCGCTGCGTCGCATGGATTCCCGGTCGCTCTCATCTTCCGATTCCTCGTATCCGGACCGTTCAGCGGTTTTGCCGGAGGGATCGACGGTGCACCGACCGAAACCAGCACCGGGCTCAAAACCAGCACCGGGCTCAAAACCAGCACCGGGCTCAAAACCAGCACCGGGCTCAGCAGAGAAGGGCGACTCGCCGCAAGATTCATCGGACCCGTCGTTGGTGGAACCGATTGTTGAGCCATCGGATGAATCATCCGACGACGACCAAAGAAGCTCCGGCGGGTCACGAAGATCTGATTCCCAGCCGCCTCGTCCCCCGGACGATGTGATCGAGGGTGCCGAGACTGTGATCCGGGCCGGTTCGAGCCGCTCGCATATTTCCGCCACACGATCCCATCGAATGGCCGGCGACTCGTTCCGCCTTCGAGACTCGTCCCACGCATCGCACCGACACAACACGCCAGCGTCCATCACGCGAGACCTGGGCGGTCAGCGGCTCAATCACTTCTTGCTGCTCGATCAAATCGGTGGCGGCGGAATGGGCGCCGTCTTCCGTGCTCGCGACGAACAACTTGGTCGAACGGTGGCGGTGAAGGTCATTCCGTTCGCGGCCGACGACCCCGACTTGCAACGACGGTTCCGCAACGAAGCCCAAAGTGCAGCGAAGCTGGATCATCCACTGATCGCTCGCGTGTTCGATGTTGGCAACGACGGCCCGTGGCACTACATCGTCTTTGAATACATCGACGGTGCCAACGTTCGCGACATGGTTGCCAACGACGGTCCATTGTCGCTGGACGATGCGTTGTTCTTCACCACGCAAGTCGCCGAAGCAATCGGCCACGCTTCGCGTCGTGGCATCGTTCACCGAGACATCAAACCGTCCAACGTGATCGTGACGACCGAAGGCGAGGTCAAACTCGTCGACATGGGGTTGGCTCGGTCGGATAACTTCGACACCAGCGAAGACATGACGGCCAGCGGCGTCACGCTGGGAACGTTTGATTACATCTCACCTGAACAAGCTCGCGACCCACGACTCGCTGATATACGAAGCGACTTGTACTCGCTCGGTTGCACGCTGTTTTACATGCTGACCGGTTCGCCACCGTTCCCCGGTGGGACGATGCTGCAGAAACTGCTCAGCCACGGCAACGCAGCGATCCCGGACATCCGCGAACACCGCGAAGACGTTCCGCCGGAGATGACGGCGATTCTGAACAAGATGCTCGCGAAGCTTCCGGAGGAACGCTATCAACGCAGCGAAACGCTGATCGCCGACCTGCGAGAACTTGCAACGCGAGAGAACTTGCCACGCAGTCGTGGCGTCACCGTTCCGACCGTGGAAGACGATGATCACCGCGAATCCATGCGGCGATTGCGTCGCCATTTGCCCTGGATGATCGCCGCCGGCATCTTGCTCTTCAGTGCGCTCGCCGTGGAGTTGCTATCGCTCCCATCGCGCAGGGACATCAGTCTCGCGATCGACAATTCGGTCTCACCGGAGGCCACTGAGTCTATTGCGCCGCGATCGAGTGCAAACATCGAAGACGCCATCGGCGCGGCCGAAACAGACTCGCCGCAGCCATTTGCGCAAGGTCCCGCGAACAGGTCTTCGATCAATTCACCCGCGACCGGTGCCGACGAAACACCAGATTCGCGAAGCGTGCTTGGGGCGGGGCAGGGTGCGTTGTTGCCGCCGGGACAACTTCCCGAAACATCGGTCGGGGATCGTTTGCCCAGCGGAGCTTCCCTGGCCTCGATGGGCACGGCTGCCGACCAAGCGAGTTCCACCGGCGCCGAATCCATGACGGCGATCGAGCAAATCGGTGAAGACTCGGCGACGGGACTCAGCACGACTCCGCGAGACCCATCGATGCCGCCCTCGATCGATCCCGATTCCGTCGTCTCAGGCACGACGCCACTCGCCGGTGGAATGACGGTCAACGATTCAGCGACTTCGGCCGTTGGTGTTGGCATCACCGGACCCGACGGCGCGTTTCCTTCGCTCGCTCCTGATCCGCCGCGCATCAGCGGATTGCCTTTGCCGCCAGGGATGGCGAACGAGAACTACCAAACGTTGCCTTTGGCGCCGACCGTTCCCAGCGTTGTCAATCGCGATGGCGAAAGAGGTACGAACCCGATCTACACGGCCACTCCCATGACCGGTGGTCCAATGATCGGCCCCGTCAACGCCCGCCCGCTGACTGGCGATCTCGCTGGCTCGCCAATCGCTCCAGACTCGATCGCCGGGAGCATGCTGAGCCCGAATGCGACCGGCACTACAAGACCTCGTTCAACCGGCGACGCGACGGGTGATTCCGTCACCGCGATGGAGCAAGAAACCAGTCGCCCGGTCGCCACGACACCGCCGGAACCCGTTCGAGTGCAAATCGTTTCGACGGAAGCACTGCGAGTCCCACAGCTTCGCGAAGAAGCCGCGCGGGCTGGCGTGCAACTGGCCACGACATTGGCCGATGCGTTGGAACTGGCTGATGAACTGGAAATCGATCGCATCGACATCGCGACGCCGCAATTGGTCTCTGCACCGGTCACCATCCCTCGCAGCGATTTGATCCTTTCATCGAGCCTGCCGGGCGGAACCGAGATCACATTCCGGTCGACTGAGAATGTGGACATGCAACGCAGCGAGATGATGACCATTGGCTCGCATCGCATCGAAATGTCGGGACTGCATTTCTTCTGGACTGTTCCGGCGACCGAAACGGACGGCGGCGCTCTGTTTGCAATCAACGACAACCGTCGTGTTCGACTTCGTGACTGCACGGTGACGATCGACAACGCATCGCGGCGTGACGACGTGCAAGCCTTCAGCATTGTCACCGATCCAGAACGATTGCCTTACGACCGAGTCGACAACGGCGGCGTGTCGGATACCAGCGGTGCATTGCCGTTGGTTTCCATTGAACTGTCCAACGTGATTGTTCGCGGCCAAATCACGATGGTCCGATTGGATGTGGCCGCCGAACTGCAACTGCTCTGGGAAAACGGGTTGCTGGCGGTTTCTCGTCGAATGATCGAAATGGGAGGTGCACTTCAACCGCCTCACCCGTCGTCTGGGTCCGTTCGATTGTCGCTGGAGCAACTGACCGCGATCACTCCGAAAGGTTTGCTGCAGATGCGGATGGGCGTCAGTGCTCGCTATCCGGTGGAAATTGAGCGTCGAGCCGAGGAATGCGTGTTCGTCGTTGACGCAGGAATTCCTCACATCGAATTAACGGGAATCCCACGTGTCGACCGGGATGAGATTTGGGTGCGACTTCGTGGATCCGGAAACGCCTACGACACCGACACCACCCTGGACGACCCGATGTTGCTGATTCGCGATGAATTGGGCCAAACGCGACTCACGACGATGAGCGATATCCTGGAAGATCCGCCGCCTTGGATGAATGAACGCCCGCCTCGCTGGACAGTCCGCTGGACCGAACAATTGCCCGAATCGACCCCCTCCAGCCGGTGGTCTCCACGTGACTTTAGGCAAGATGGATCGGTTGTGGGTGGATTCCAAGAAAGGTCCCTGCCTAGAATGCCGATGGAACGTACATTTGACTTTCCCCCCACACCGTGACTTTAATGGTGCGTCGGCGGTCTCGTCGACTCCCGCCTGAAAACCTACCTGATCTTTACTTGAGGAACCTGCTTGATGAAACGCTTGGCTCTTGTTCTGGGCATCGCTGCCTGCTTTTCCACCCCATCGTTCGCGATCAGCGAATTCGGCAAACAGTGGAAAGCTGACTACATCACTGAAGACACCGACGCTGATTTCGTGAAAGCATCTCGCAAAGCCGGTTGCAACCTCTGCCACGTCAAAGGCGCACCAGAGAAGAAAGAAGCTCGCAACGAGTACGGACGTGCATTGAGCAAACATCTCGATAAGAAGGACTTCCCCAAGGAATACTTCAAAGAGAACCCAGAAGAAGCCGCCGCGAAAATCTCGGCTGCCTTCAAAAAGGTTGCTGAAGTGAAAAGCAAAGACGGCAATGCCTTCGGCGAAAAGATCAAGAACAACGAATTGCCAGCGACCGACGCTGGTCTTTGATCGCTTCGACCACTGAGTGACGTTCCAACGGAACTCATGACGGGTCCTGAATTCGACTAAACTACGAAGCCCGATGAGTGTCTCACTCATCGGGCTTTTTTTATGAGA
The DNA window shown above is from Rhodopirellula bahusiensis and carries:
- a CDS encoding metal-sulfur cluster assembly factor; the encoded protein is MALAEDKVREALKEVIDPELYVNIVDLGLVYVVQVGEEKEDGRYDVNVEMTMTSPMCPAGPQLVAGTKNAAESLEEVDTCDVKVVMEPAWTPDCMTDEARDHLGIF
- a CDS encoding ATP-grasp domain-containing protein, with protein sequence MRVFVGEFLCGGGMLSTPQNQIPSSLLSEGRAMWQALVTDFADWAEVVTPIDPRFGLPGIDLVADVPDAVRCVALELAETVCEQWLRLAKKCDVAILVAPETDGELARLVAAFRDADIDVLAVDEPTMQMASDKWLTAKWLTEHAIPTPLTWSNKDSSTDELKRQSSRLGSVGLTANRWVRKPRDGCGSEAIRVFDDWELACSALQDNEVAQAWIEGRPASILVVGEAKNAIAEPVICPAVWQHCQRRNDDTAADNQSAGRSTHYTGGSGPIDIELQSRGFKLAKQVLQALPASPRGFLGIDFVLGDRPEDDCVIEINPRLTTSYIGVRHLTDQNLTSIWNPSLITEQPEASFSFRTGSNQVRWATSGEVQTDRKSSSDC
- a CDS encoding serine/threonine-protein kinase; this encodes MAGDSFRLRDSSHASHRHNTPASITRDLGGQRLNHFLLLDQIGGGGMGAVFRARDEQLGRTVAVKVIPFAADDPDLQRRFRNEAQSAAKLDHPLIARVFDVGNDGPWHYIVFEYIDGANVRDMVANDGPLSLDDALFFTTQVAEAIGHASRRGIVHRDIKPSNVIVTTEGEVKLVDMGLARSDNFDTSEDMTASGVTLGTFDYISPEQARDPRLADIRSDLYSLGCTLFYMLTGSPPFPGGTMLQKLLSHGNAAIPDIREHREDVPPEMTAILNKMLAKLPEERYQRSETLIADLRELATRENLPRSRGVTVPTVEDDDHRESMRRLRRHLPWMIAAGILLFSALAVELLSLPSRRDISLAIDNSVSPEATESIAPRSSANIEDAIGAAETDSPQPFAQGPANRSSINSPATGADETPDSRSVLGAGQGALLPPGQLPETSVGDRLPSGASLASMGTAADQASSTGAESMTAIEQIGEDSATGLSTTPRDPSMPPSIDPDSVVSGTTPLAGGMTVNDSATSAVGVGITGPDGAFPSLAPDPPRISGLPLPPGMANENYQTLPLAPTVPSVVNRDGERGTNPIYTATPMTGGPMIGPVNARPLTGDLAGSPIAPDSIAGSMLSPNATGTTRPRSTGDATGDSVTAMEQETSRPVATTPPEPVRVQIVSTEALRVPQLREEAARAGVQLATTLADALELADELEIDRIDIATPQLVSAPVTIPRSDLILSSSLPGGTEITFRSTENVDMQRSEMMTIGSHRIEMSGLHFFWTVPATETDGGALFAINDNRRVRLRDCTVTIDNASRRDDVQAFSIVTDPERLPYDRVDNGGVSDTSGALPLVSIELSNVIVRGQITMVRLDVAAELQLLWENGLLAVSRRMIEMGGALQPPHPSSGSVRLSLEQLTAITPKGLLQMRMGVSARYPVEIERRAEECVFVVDAGIPHIELTGIPRVDRDEIWVRLRGSGNAYDTDTTLDDPMLLIRDELGQTRLTTMSDILEDPPPWMNERPPRWTVRWTEQLPESTPSSRWSPRDFRQDGSVVGGFQERSLPRMPMERTFDFPPTP
- a CDS encoding ComEA family DNA-binding protein, with amino-acid sequence MSATEGQAETAAGGHSANRTTCVLTHSGLQLAVSLLVLLAAVSWMQTTSTRSQSEASGRSPDAFPQLSIALNSSDARELSLLPGIGPKLADRVVRHRDSHGPFGSVEDLLAVHGVGPKLLQSLRPWVHVNRRRVTDRFDDFGGGGHDERLARVVSGRLSD
- a CDS encoding 1,4-dihydroxy-6-naphthoate synthase; this encodes MNPIESVPHELRIGEGPELHLGISTCPNDTFAFSRLLDAAMQPGESTLDTGGFTWRIELLDIDELNQRLLAGEFDLAKTSFHAALLMADQTRVLPVGSALGFGVGPLLLAAREGEKPQNPDQITLCPGEHTTAHLLFRLFYPDSTSVRQVVFSEIMPALQRGEADFGVCIHEGRFTYAESDLHLAADLGNLWENATKRPLPLGGLVMRDRHAPATMAAACDVIGRSLKSARQTPNSALPAMRRYAQEMDDSVLMQHVELYVNDWTEDLGSVGQDALTTLSEMAQQVGLGAAKLRFFCGETGI
- the dapB gene encoding 4-hydroxy-tetrahydrodipicolinate reductase produces the protein MADSTGPISLTVHGAAGRMGRRVVALGLADPSFQLVGAIDHAESPELGKDSGAVAGEAPSGVEISSHWPALDEKSIKRAVIDFSLPEAIDGCVQHCVEAGSPLVVATTGLTEEQKQGLSEAAKSIPVVWAPSMSLAVNLSMKIAEQITAALKDVSGGLDVEILERHHRFKADAPSGTALKFGELIAGQLGESTSHVHGREGHTGARTREEIGYHAIRVGDNPGEHTIVFGMLGEKIELNVAASNRDCYASGALAAAKWLIQQDKGPGLYSMFDVLGMSQG
- a CDS encoding acyl-CoA thioesterase; the encoded protein is MTDSKTSHKYGFRVAYQETDGQRRVHHANYLNYFERGRVEMLRDLGFNYKTIEDEGRMLVVAEMNVKYFAPAEFDDWLELTTTVVEIRKVRMRHLYQIHRDDQLIVEADSVIACVDRTGKLARLPNLEAR